The stretch of DNA GCGACCAAGGATTGGTACGGCTCGGCGCTAGTTTCTTTGACGCTCATGACGCGGTCTCGCTTTCCAGTATCTGCGGGGCGTCGAGAACTCCCCGCGCGAATGCGCGCACATCGGCCTCGGGTACCAACGAGCGGCGCCCGGCCTTAACCTTCCTCAGCGTACCGCGTTGGATCAGCCGGTAAATCTGCCGGCGACTAATACCGAGCGACTTGGCAGCGACCGCGATGGTGCAAGTCAGTGGTGGACTAGTCTCAAGGTGCATGCTCGCCTCCGTGCCCGCTCGGGACAAGGGAGCTATTACACCCCTATAAACTGCTTTGAAACAATAATATTACGTATTTACGTACTATTCTTTCAATTTCTGCTCAGAGAGAACAATGCTTTGCGGGAGTGAGGGAGCAGAGGGTCATCGTGCAATCACCGCAGCAACGATCGCCACGATCAACGACACCCCGGAGATACCCAGAGACAGGGAGGCAATAAGATTCGCTCGGTGAGCGACGAGGCCCCCGCGCCGGGTCATCTCCGCATCCAGCAGCGCCTTGATGCTCATCGACGTTGGGCCGGAATTGCTCGATAGCATAGCCGCAAGATAGGCGTGGCTGATGTCCTGCAACAGGATCGACTCTTCAAATGGGTTCCGGTCGCCATCCGCGAACATAAAATCACGATACGCTCGGTCGCCTTTCGTGGGCATATAGCGCGGTGCGCCGGTAGGTGGTGTGGCCATCTGGCCATGCTGTCGAACGCCACCGGACCTGTCCAGCGCCCTCATCTACGATCGCCACGGCACCGTCTGGACGAGCCTCGCCTCGGCAATCCTGTTTACCCCTGTTTGCTTACCCCCATCGCGGTCCCTCGCGAGCGCTGGCCGGATCCTGAGCCGCGTCTCGACCTGATACTCTAGCGTATCAATACAGTATCAGGCCCTTAGCGCCATCTCGGTCACTAACGGCCTGGTACCGTCATTTTCGTTTACCGTGCCGGCAGATCGGCCACGGCAATCTGCCTCAGAAACTCTTCAATATTGGCCTGAACAGACCTGCTGGCAGACTTGCGAGCTCTGTTTGCGCCGGAATAATCGGAGGCTTTTCCGTCTGTCGTCACATCGGTCTTGAACACGGTCGCGCCGCTGTTCCGGTCGACCAGCTCGTACCGGGCCGTTGTGCGTGCGCCGTAGCCAAGCCCGCGAGAGTCGAGTTCCAGTATCTTCACGATGAGAGAAACCTTCCGGGTGGAGTCGTCCCGAAACAGCGCCATGCGCACGAGCGAATCGTCTAGGGTGCTTTTCCAAAGAGACGATACGTCAGCCTCTGCGCCGGCAGTGTTCATTTTGCCGACAGCCTCCTCTTTCGAAGCGACGGTCACGTTCGTCGATAGAAGGGCCGCGTCGAGCCGCTTGGTGCTTGGTGCAACATTGGCTGGTGAAAAGTTCAACGGAGCTACCGAGCATGCGGACAACAGCATAGCAGGCACAACCACCGCACAAAGCGCGTGAAATTTCATAGATCCCCCTTTTAATCTGCTGAAGTCAGCGGGCGGATTGGTCGCACGAGTCTGGAGCGCATGCAATCGCGCCTACCCGGTTGTCTGTTTCAGCCTTCGACGGGGGACGAGGCTTCGATCGCAGCGGCGTATCCCAGCGTCGCCACGCGTCTCATCAGGTTACCGACGCGGCGACCGGGCCGATTGTAATTGCCTCCAGCGCCGCGCCATCGGTGGCGACAATCCAATAGTTCCACGTGCCGGCCGCAACCATGTCCGTGACCAACTGGACTTGCCCTAACCCCCCGCCGTAGCTGTCGATGATCTTGGTGGCGGCTGAAAACGTAGCCGACGATCCGCGCCACACGTCGGACGCGAAAAAGCGAGAGTCGGTTGGGTTTTTCCAGGTCACCTGCGCTTGCCCGATGCCACCCTGCACCGTCAGGTTCGTCGCAGGGGGCAGGACGGCAACAGTGGACAGGACAGAATACTCCCAGGCGGGTCCGCGTCCTGCGGTCGTCAGGTAGCGATAGCGGACGGTATAGTCCTCACCCTCCAGTAGGAGGTTGCTTACCGCCGTATCGTCGTTCACGGACATGGAAACCCACGGGTCGCTATCGCCTCCGGTGATGTCCGAAGTCAGGATATATTCG from Sphingomonas faeni encodes:
- a CDS encoding helix-turn-helix domain-containing protein translates to MHLETSPPLTCTIAVAAKSLGISRRQIYRLIQRGTLRKVKAGRRSLVPEADVRAFARGVLDAPQILESETAS